The following DNA comes from Qingshengfaniella alkalisoli.
GCACCGCTGAACTCCTGGCCGGACAACGTCAACACCGACAAGGGTCGCCGCCTGCTGTGGCCGATCAAGAAGAAGTATGGCAACAAGATCAGCTGGGCCGACCTGATGATCCTGTCCGGCACCGTCGCTTACGAGATTGCCGGCCTGAAAACCTTCGGTTTCGCCTTTGGCCGCGAAGATATCTGGCATCCCGAGAAAGACACCTATTGGGGTGCGGAAAAAGAATGGCTTGCCCCGAGCGACAGCCGCTATGACGACGTCAACGATCCTTCAACGATGCAGAACCCGCTATCCGCGGTTCAGATGGGCCTGATCTACGTCAATCCCGAAGGCGTGAACGGCACCCCCGATCCGCTGAAAACCGCGGCGCAGGTCCGCGAGACCTTCAAGCGGATGGCGATGAATGACGAAGAAACCGCAGCGCTGACCGCCGGCGGCCACACTGTCGGGAAAAGCCACGGCAACGGCGATGCGGGAAATCTGAGCGATGATCCCGAAGCGGCAGACGTCGAATTCCAGGGGATCGGCTGGATGAACACCAAGGGCCGTGGCATCGGGCGCGACACCGTCGTCAGCGGCATCGAAGGCGCATGGACCACCAACCCGACCAAATGGGACATGGGCTGGTTCGACATGCTGTTCGGCCATGAATGGGAACTGAAGAAAAGCCCCGCCGGTGCGTGGCAGTGGGAACCCGTCGACATCAAGGAAGAAGACATGCCCGTGGATGTCGAGGACCCCTCGATCCGCTGCATGCCGATCATGACCGATGCCGACATGGCCATGAAGGTAGACCCGATCTACAATGAAATCTGCCAGAAGTTCCGTCAGGACCCGCAGTATTTCGCAGACACCTTCGCCCGCGCATGGTTCAAGCTGACCCATCGCGACATGGGACCGAAAGCACGCTACTTCGGACCCGATGTGCCGCAGGAAGATCTGGTCTGGCAAGATCCGGTGCCCGCAGGCTCCACCGATTACGACGTCGATGCCGTCAAGGCAAAAATCGCGGCAAGCGGGCTGAGCCAATCCGACATGATTGCCACCGCTTGGGACAGCGCACGGACATATCGCGGGTCCGATATGCGCGGCGGTGCAAATGGTGCTCGCATCCGTCTGGCCCCTCAGAAAGACTGGGCTGGCAACGAACCCGAGCGTCTGGCCCGTGTTCTAGGCGTGCTGGAAGGCATCGCAGCCGAAACCGGCGCGAGCATCGCTGACGTGATCGTTCTGGCCGGTAACGTAGGTGTAGAACAGGCTGTCAAAGCCGCTGGCTTCGACATCGATGTACCTTTTGCGCCTGGTCGCGGTGACGCGACGGATGAGCAGACCGACGCCGAAAGCTTCGATGCGCTGGAGCCGCTCCATGACGGGTTCCGCAACTGGCTGAAAGGCGACTATGTTGTCAGCGCCGAGGAACTGCTACTGGACCGCGCCCAGTTGATGGGTCTGACTGCGAACGAAATGACCGTTCTGGTCGGTGGCATGCGGGTTCTCGGCACCAACCACGGCGGCACGAAGCATGGTGTCTTTACCGACCGCGAAGGCGCGTTGACGAATGACTTCTTTGTCAACCTGACCGACATGGCGAACACGTGGAACCCTGTGGATGGCGGGCTTTACGAAATCCGCGACCGCAAATCGGGTAGCACCAAATGGACCGCATCGCGTGTCGATCTGGTCTTCGGGTCCAACTCGATCCTGCGGTCCTACGCCGAGGTCTATGCGCAGGACGACAACGCCGAGAAGTTCGCCAAGGACTTCGTGGCCGCCTGGACCAAGGTGATGAACGCCGATCGCTTCGATCTGGCATAAGAAATCAATTCCCCCGCAGATGCTGTCTCGCGGGGGAATTCACGGGCCCGGCTGGCTCTCTCGATTTTCCAGTGCAGGCAGTTCACCTCACTGCAACCGCCATGCGGCGACGCTGTTCAACCACGCCTGCAAAGACTGCTGCCGGCTTGTGCCGCTTATCGAGCGGCCAAAGAACGAACAAAAATGCCCCCTGCACCACCGGCGCCGAGGGCATGAATAATCTTAAGCAGTCGACTGCCCGACTAGATCAAGCAGCTTTACGACGCATACGGCTTACGCCGCCGAGTCCGGCAAGACCTGCGACCAGCAGAAGCCCGGCAGCCGGAACCGGAACGGGAGTTACTGTAAAGCGAACAGCGAAGTCATTGTGATCTTCATCACCGGCACCGTCGCCGAAGAAGGCGAGAATGTTGAGATGGCCGTTTTCGACGAAGAACTCGGAGAAGGCAAGGTTCACAAGGCCCGGACCGAAGCTTTCGGCACCGCCCTGGTTGTCGATCCAGCCACCTTCAACCGAGTTGAATTCGAAATCCAGATAATCGCCGGTCGAATAATGCTCGACGGTCGCGGCGGTCCCAATCGCGGTGGATTGATCAAAGTCGATCGTACCGAACCCGAAGTTGAATTCGTATGAATTCTCACGACCCGCATGCGACCCGAGATATGTCATGGTGATGTTGTATGTGCCATTACCAAGATGCAGACCACCCGGCGCACCGTATGTACCGTCTCCCTGATCGGTGAAGACATAGATTGAATCGCCTGCCTGACCTACACCGCCATGTAGCGCGTTGTAAGCGGGGTTTGAAATACCAAGCGGAGAAGGCAAGACATCACCACTATGGCCAGCGCCAAGTGTCAGTGGCACTGCGAAAGCACTGGTTGCCAGCACGCTGCCTGCAAACGCTATTGAAAGAAATTTAAGCATAAAGACTACCTCACTACTGATGAATGCCGCCGAGAATCAATTTCACGACGTACCGCTTCCCTTACGATAGCATACTCACGAGATTTGATGCAACGTTGTAGAACATTTCGTGCCCGGCCTTCAGCCCTGATGCAACAATGTTCCAACCGACCTGCCATATTCCACCTCCCTGCTCTCCATACGGGTTTGCAGAATGCGGTCAGCCTACATGCATCGGATCATACGCTTGGTTCACTGTCGAAGATCTTGGGCAGAAGTCGTTTGGTTTCCATCCGTCTAAGCACCAGGGCCGGAAACAGATCGGGTGCATATCGCAAGAACCCTAGAAGGATCTGCCGAGTGGATGCCCCGCCACGCTCTAGCGCCCAAACAACAAATTGCGTCGTTTGGCGACGATACCACCGCGCCCGCGACGGATTGGTCGCGATATCATGCGCCAGCATCGCTCGGGCCCCGGAAAAGCACCCTTTCAGCCGTTCAGGCGTAACCTCGGCCAACCCGAAGAAACACGCTCGCAAAGGACCAATCGCTTCCACAATGTCAGCGGGCAGTTCGCGTTTTTGGAAGGCCTCGCCAACATCCCGCGATTCCGCAACCTGCGCCCTGAACTTCTTCCGCGACACGGATTGGCTGTGGAAGCGGTATCGAAGCAGCACATCTGGCAAGCACACAACTTTCCCGCCCGCCGACAGCAAACGGCAAATCAATTCGTAATCTTCGGACAGATGCAGTTGCGTATCATATTGCAACATCGTCCCATCAGGGAAGTGGCGCCTGAACATGAATGTCGGATGGGATACATTCAACGAGAAGCGTGCGGACCAGCGAACGGCTTCGCTGTCACGTGAACGTATTGAACGGCGCATAAAGCCGCCCTCGGCATCCATCCATTCGATACTGCTGCCCAACAACGTGATGTCCGGGTGAGCGTCCAGATAGGCTTTCTGAATGGCCAAACGTTCGGGAAACGAATAATCATCGTCATCCATCCGTGCGACGTACGGCGCGCGAACATGATCCAGACCATAGTTGAGAGCCCCCGCAAGTCGCAGGTTGCGAGGGGTCCGCAACAATCGGATACGCGAGTCTTCCGCTGCAAGCTGTGCCAGGATATCGGGACTTTCATCAGTCGAACAATCATCAACCACGACAATTTCGATGTTCCGAAGGGTTTGCGCCATGATGCTGCGCACAGCGCTTTCAAGATAGCGGGCTCCGTTATGAACGGCCAGCAGAACCGACACCTCAGGTTGATCTGGCATGTCTACGCTTTCTACCGTCACGACCTTACTCACCCTGCGATCCTGATGTGTCTCTCCGTCCGGCTTGATCCCGTCGTTTCCAAACCGGCCAGGTCAACCGATCACGTATCTGTCTGGGCGGCCGTAATCCGAAACTCCCGGCCAGAACTGCCCAAGCTTCGGAAAGCGACCGGTCGCGCAGAAAAAGACGCGCCGCATACGCCAGCGAATAGGCAAAACCGATCACAAGCGATGCCGGACGAAAACGGCGTAGAAAACGGATACGCCCCCGGTGCTTGAAATACAGTGAAAACGGCGAAGCGCTACGCCCCCAGCCCGGCGAACCGATCGAGCTTCCTGCATGATGATAGACCACCAGCCCGTCACAATAGCGTAACGGCAGATCACCCCGACGCATAGCCCAGTCGACTTCCTCGTAATAAAGAAAATAATCCTCGCACATCGG
Coding sequences within:
- the katG gene encoding catalase/peroxidase HPI translates to MDGNDTSTAGKCPVMHGSVTAAGASNTDWWPNGLNLDILHQHDTKTNPMGADFNYRKELEALDVEALKADLRELITTSEDWWPGDWGSYIGMFVRVAWHAAGSYRLADGRGGGGTGNQRFAPLNSWPDNVNTDKGRRLLWPIKKKYGNKISWADLMILSGTVAYEIAGLKTFGFAFGREDIWHPEKDTYWGAEKEWLAPSDSRYDDVNDPSTMQNPLSAVQMGLIYVNPEGVNGTPDPLKTAAQVRETFKRMAMNDEETAALTAGGHTVGKSHGNGDAGNLSDDPEAADVEFQGIGWMNTKGRGIGRDTVVSGIEGAWTTNPTKWDMGWFDMLFGHEWELKKSPAGAWQWEPVDIKEEDMPVDVEDPSIRCMPIMTDADMAMKVDPIYNEICQKFRQDPQYFADTFARAWFKLTHRDMGPKARYFGPDVPQEDLVWQDPVPAGSTDYDVDAVKAKIAASGLSQSDMIATAWDSARTYRGSDMRGGANGARIRLAPQKDWAGNEPERLARVLGVLEGIAAETGASIADVIVLAGNVGVEQAVKAAGFDIDVPFAPGRGDATDEQTDAESFDALEPLHDGFRNWLKGDYVVSAEELLLDRAQLMGLTANEMTVLVGGMRVLGTNHGGTKHGVFTDREGALTNDFFVNLTDMANTWNPVDGGLYEIRDRKSGSTKWTASRVDLVFGSNSILRSYAEVYAQDDNAEKFAKDFVAAWTKVMNADRFDLA
- a CDS encoding VPLPA-CTERM sorting domain-containing protein, which encodes MLKFLSIAFAGSVLATSAFAVPLTLGAGHSGDVLPSPLGISNPAYNALHGGVGQAGDSIYVFTDQGDGTYGAPGGLHLGNGTYNITMTYLGSHAGRENSYEFNFGFGTIDFDQSTAIGTAATVEHYSTGDYLDFEFNSVEGGWIDNQGGAESFGPGLVNLAFSEFFVENGHLNILAFFGDGAGDEDHNDFAVRFTVTPVPVPAAGLLLVAGLAGLGGVSRMRRKAA
- a CDS encoding glycosyltransferase family 2 protein, coding for MSKVVTVESVDMPDQPEVSVLLAVHNGARYLESAVRSIMAQTLRNIEIVVVDDCSTDESPDILAQLAAEDSRIRLLRTPRNLRLAGALNYGLDHVRAPYVARMDDDDYSFPERLAIQKAYLDAHPDITLLGSSIEWMDAEGGFMRRSIRSRDSEAVRWSARFSLNVSHPTFMFRRHFPDGTMLQYDTQLHLSEDYELICRLLSAGGKVVCLPDVLLRYRFHSQSVSRKKFRAQVAESRDVGEAFQKRELPADIVEAIGPLRACFFGLAEVTPERLKGCFSGARAMLAHDIATNPSRARWYRRQTTQFVVWALERGGASTRQILLGFLRYAPDLFPALVLRRMETKRLLPKIFDSEPSV